Proteins from one Roseimicrobium gellanilyticum genomic window:
- a CDS encoding RNA polymerase sigma factor, producing MSESAAHAAIESVVRGSYGRLVAYLAARSGDVAGAQDALSEAFVSALQHWPSDGVPEKPEAWLLHVARNRTIDTARRRQVKQAFEETLRLAAEEAQRAEVSREEFPDERLKLLFVCAHPAIDVAARTPLMLQTVLGVDAARIASAFLVSPTAMGQRLVRAKNKIRAAGIPFTVPEPPEWDERVSFVLDAIYSAYTTGWDSLNESGTTHQALTEEAIAMGRMLVQLMPTEPEARGLLALMLHCEARREARFTNEGVFVPLDEQDARRWSRAMMEEAEQHLRYASTCKRVGRYQLEAAIQSIHADRAVSGLIDWKEILLLYEGLVKIAPTIGSQVGRAVAMAQAGDAASGFAALEAVPRERVADYQPYWAARGHLLHLLGRTGEARKAFTRAASLTDDPALRAHLFNRSEHLPST from the coding sequence ATGAGTGAGTCCGCGGCACATGCGGCCATCGAGAGTGTGGTGCGAGGTTCATACGGGCGGCTTGTCGCCTACCTCGCGGCACGCTCGGGGGATGTCGCAGGAGCGCAGGATGCGCTCAGTGAGGCCTTCGTCTCCGCACTCCAGCACTGGCCCAGCGATGGCGTGCCGGAGAAGCCGGAGGCATGGCTGCTGCACGTTGCGCGCAATCGCACTATCGACACCGCGCGTCGTCGACAGGTGAAGCAAGCCTTCGAGGAGACCTTGCGGCTCGCGGCTGAGGAAGCACAACGAGCGGAGGTTTCGCGAGAAGAGTTCCCGGACGAGCGGCTGAAGCTGCTCTTCGTGTGTGCACACCCGGCCATTGATGTGGCAGCGCGCACACCGCTCATGCTGCAGACCGTGCTGGGCGTGGATGCGGCGCGCATCGCCTCTGCCTTCCTTGTATCACCCACTGCCATGGGACAGCGTCTCGTACGTGCGAAGAACAAAATCCGCGCCGCCGGCATCCCCTTCACCGTGCCGGAGCCGCCCGAGTGGGATGAGCGTGTGTCCTTCGTGCTGGATGCGATCTACTCCGCCTACACCACGGGATGGGACAGCCTGAATGAAAGTGGAACCACACACCAGGCACTCACGGAGGAGGCCATCGCCATGGGACGCATGCTGGTACAGCTCATGCCCACGGAGCCTGAGGCTCGTGGCCTGCTCGCGCTGATGCTGCACTGTGAAGCGCGGCGTGAGGCACGCTTCACCAATGAGGGTGTCTTCGTGCCGCTGGATGAGCAGGACGCCAGGCGATGGTCACGCGCGATGATGGAGGAAGCTGAGCAACACCTGAGATATGCCTCCACCTGCAAGCGCGTGGGACGTTATCAACTGGAGGCCGCCATCCAGTCCATCCATGCGGACCGCGCGGTGAGTGGCCTCATTGATTGGAAAGAGATCCTGCTGCTCTATGAGGGTCTCGTGAAAATCGCGCCGACCATCGGCTCTCAGGTGGGGCGTGCTGTGGCCATGGCGCAAGCGGGCGATGCTGCGTCGGGATTCGCCGCGCTGGAGGCCGTGCCCCGCGAGCGCGTGGCCGACTACCAGCCTTACTGGGCTGCACGCGGGCACCTTCTGCACCTGCTGGGTCGAACCGGAGAAGCTCGCAAAGCCTTCACGCGCGCGGCGAGCCTCACCGATGACCCCGCCCTGCGCGCCCACCTCTTCAATCGATCCGAACATCTTCCCTCCACATGA
- a CDS encoding YciI family protein, whose translation MKYALLVHHPKEYFEKRNDAEAIAAGRAYGEALQAAGVLVGGAGLEGPLTATTVSVRDGKRQVHDGPYAETKEYLAGIGIIDVPDLDVALEWAARHPAAAVTSIEVRPLLGGHFSTSAKKDS comes from the coding sequence ATGAAATACGCACTACTCGTTCATCATCCCAAGGAGTACTTCGAAAAACGCAATGACGCCGAAGCCATCGCAGCTGGCAGGGCCTATGGCGAGGCATTGCAAGCGGCAGGTGTTCTCGTTGGTGGGGCTGGCTTGGAGGGGCCGCTGACGGCTACCACGGTGTCTGTCCGCGACGGGAAGCGGCAGGTGCATGACGGCCCCTATGCGGAGACCAAGGAGTACCTCGCCGGGATTGGTATCATTGATGTGCCGGACCTGGATGTCGCTTTGGAGTGGGCGGCCCGTCATCCTGCGGCGGCTGTTACCTCCATCGAGGTGCGTCCCCTTCTGGGTGGGCACTTCTCCACGAGTGCAAAGAAGGACTCCTGA
- a CDS encoding DUF4838 domain-containing protein, which translates to MKRALLSALLLASASLAPCATSSAATLVENGQARSEIVIAENALRPVRLAAQELQDHLKKITGAHVPIVTSPTTQSQTTKILVGRSTHTDKLRIFTDGLKDGAYRIVSGDGWLVLIGGDTEFTPIAPFARSNAEIASGKLQREWDAIMGELWGVPHAGLYKNRFRLPGTTGLPDAMRTTANASSISALEMWGFDERGSYNAVCGYLMDLGVRWYAPGEIGEVIPALKTLPLPKVDKTVIPDFPLRRFNVRLGVFGEDVAMWAMRLGLRDPYGIQVAHGLDDMTHRKEIFEKYPEWFALYGGKRHTAPDQRLNQLCYSNEELFQHTVRYVRAQLDHYKLEAISVMPPDGFSAMCQCEKCKGKDTPERGGQGLLSDYVWDFVNRVAKEVRKTHPEGKVMNCAYGAYTLPPLKIAKLEPNVVVSIVGGRRPANNRSEEQAEIKALRESWLPKTANPLINFENYPLTERGWYLPAYTPHVMGNSINAIKGTFQGEDIWLSMRQDFEKTDPGFNHYLVYFTQRMYWGGPQQDVDAMFREYVRLFYGPAEQEMLAFFDYCEKNWQDMEQDKTKADHALALFATAKAKAEPASIFSRRLGMVDAFLNGLRNKSEQLGKKRGPVPVFRLVGEGRGKIVIDGKLDDEPWAKVFPSATCRLRELQTGRLPTFGTTVKGTLIGNDLYLAFICEEEPGTKPQVGTSKKDDAALWYGDCVEVLLETNSHSYYQIAVSPSGAVVDLDRKAPRNAWLAWDSQVEAATSMSDGQWIVEMRIPITEDKSDPLHQVIGQKPTRSLPWFVNFCRQRVREDGQEHSAFSPTGADHFHNPMKFAHFYNGNSFQFDAAEPDADFLTAMRKASDLDTNKTREQALEAYQKAAEGDTTPLQKSYALENAAQAASQLRKYDVADQITASIPVDAVKKSVRMRHLLNQAKAPQVIAEYAGEDITKWPFWKRGDGYLARGRAHAVTKQAKEAESDLSNALQWIADKRVRDAALLIQGQNRETNLKDADGALTSYHTIVDGVAQIGSSDQYAALHGIARIQTQRGQFDDALKTLRIIQLEKAPGILRTTTQLAIGDTQLAAGRKVDAMATYQSIANDATTEPRFKKAAEEKMAGMK; encoded by the coding sequence ATGAAACGCGCCCTCCTTTCCGCACTGCTTCTCGCCTCGGCATCGCTCGCGCCCTGCGCCACATCATCTGCCGCCACGCTCGTGGAGAATGGTCAGGCACGCTCGGAGATTGTCATCGCGGAGAATGCGCTGCGACCGGTGCGGCTCGCGGCGCAGGAGTTGCAGGATCATCTGAAGAAGATCACCGGGGCGCATGTACCCATTGTGACCTCACCTACGACGCAGTCGCAAACAACGAAGATTCTCGTCGGTCGCAGTACGCATACGGACAAGCTCAGAATTTTCACCGATGGCCTGAAGGATGGAGCGTACCGCATCGTGTCGGGTGATGGCTGGCTGGTGCTCATCGGTGGGGATACCGAGTTCACCCCCATCGCACCCTTTGCGAGGAGCAACGCGGAGATTGCCAGCGGGAAGTTGCAACGCGAGTGGGACGCCATCATGGGTGAGCTGTGGGGCGTGCCCCATGCCGGCCTGTACAAGAATCGCTTCCGCCTGCCTGGCACCACCGGTCTGCCGGATGCCATGCGCACCACCGCAAATGCGTCCAGCATTTCCGCCCTTGAGATGTGGGGCTTCGATGAACGTGGCTCCTACAATGCGGTGTGCGGCTACCTGATGGATCTGGGCGTCCGCTGGTATGCTCCAGGCGAGATAGGCGAGGTGATACCCGCCCTCAAGACACTGCCTCTCCCCAAGGTAGACAAGACCGTGATCCCAGACTTTCCCCTGCGCCGCTTCAACGTGCGCCTCGGTGTCTTTGGCGAGGACGTCGCGATGTGGGCCATGCGTCTGGGACTGCGTGATCCCTACGGCATCCAGGTGGCCCACGGCCTGGATGACATGACGCATCGCAAGGAGATCTTTGAGAAGTATCCGGAGTGGTTCGCACTCTATGGTGGCAAACGTCACACCGCACCAGACCAGCGGCTGAACCAGCTCTGCTACTCCAATGAGGAACTCTTCCAGCACACGGTGCGCTACGTCCGCGCCCAGCTCGACCACTACAAGCTGGAGGCCATTTCCGTGATGCCGCCGGATGGCTTCAGTGCGATGTGCCAGTGCGAGAAGTGCAAAGGGAAGGACACGCCGGAACGCGGCGGCCAGGGACTGCTCTCCGACTATGTGTGGGACTTCGTGAACCGCGTGGCAAAGGAGGTGCGCAAAACACATCCAGAAGGGAAAGTGATGAACTGTGCCTACGGCGCGTACACACTGCCTCCACTGAAGATTGCAAAGCTGGAGCCGAATGTGGTGGTCTCGATTGTAGGTGGCCGCCGCCCGGCAAACAATCGCTCTGAGGAGCAGGCAGAAATCAAGGCGCTGCGGGAGAGCTGGCTGCCGAAGACCGCGAACCCGCTCATCAATTTCGAGAACTATCCCCTGACCGAGCGCGGCTGGTACCTGCCCGCATACACGCCACATGTCATGGGGAACAGCATCAATGCGATCAAGGGTACCTTCCAGGGAGAGGATATCTGGCTGAGCATGCGCCAGGATTTCGAAAAGACCGACCCGGGCTTCAATCACTACCTGGTCTACTTCACCCAGCGCATGTACTGGGGAGGCCCGCAGCAGGATGTGGACGCCATGTTCCGCGAGTACGTACGGCTCTTCTACGGTCCAGCTGAGCAGGAAATGCTCGCCTTCTTCGACTACTGCGAAAAGAACTGGCAGGACATGGAACAGGACAAGACGAAGGCGGACCACGCGCTCGCACTCTTTGCCACGGCGAAGGCGAAAGCGGAGCCCGCTTCCATCTTCAGTCGCCGCCTGGGTATGGTGGATGCCTTCCTCAATGGCCTGCGCAACAAGAGCGAACAGCTCGGCAAGAAACGCGGCCCGGTACCGGTGTTCCGTCTCGTGGGTGAGGGTCGCGGAAAGATTGTCATCGACGGGAAACTCGATGATGAGCCGTGGGCAAAAGTATTCCCCTCCGCCACGTGTCGTCTCCGCGAGTTGCAGACAGGGAGACTGCCCACCTTCGGCACGACCGTGAAAGGCACGCTCATCGGCAATGATTTGTATCTCGCCTTCATCTGCGAGGAAGAGCCCGGAACGAAACCTCAAGTCGGAACCTCGAAGAAGGATGATGCGGCGCTGTGGTATGGGGATTGCGTGGAAGTCCTGCTGGAGACGAACTCCCACTCCTACTATCAGATCGCGGTGAGCCCCAGCGGAGCCGTGGTGGACCTCGACCGCAAGGCACCGCGAAATGCGTGGCTCGCCTGGGACTCCCAGGTGGAGGCAGCCACGAGCATGAGTGATGGCCAGTGGATCGTCGAGATGCGCATCCCGATCACGGAGGACAAGAGCGATCCGCTTCACCAGGTCATCGGCCAGAAACCTACACGGAGCTTGCCATGGTTTGTGAACTTCTGCCGCCAGCGCGTGCGGGAGGATGGACAGGAACACAGCGCATTTTCCCCCACAGGCGCAGACCACTTCCACAATCCGATGAAGTTCGCCCATTTCTACAATGGCAACAGCTTCCAGTTCGACGCCGCCGAGCCTGATGCGGATTTTCTCACGGCCATGCGGAAGGCCTCTGACCTCGACACGAACAAGACTCGCGAACAGGCGCTGGAGGCTTATCAAAAGGCGGCGGAAGGTGACACTACGCCACTGCAGAAATCCTATGCACTGGAGAATGCTGCCCAAGCCGCCAGCCAGTTGCGCAAGTACGATGTAGCTGACCAAATCACCGCCTCCATTCCCGTTGACGCCGTGAAGAAGTCCGTGCGTATGCGGCATCTTCTGAATCAGGCGAAAGCGCCGCAGGTCATTGCCGAATACGCCGGTGAGGACATCACGAAGTGGCCCTTCTGGAAGCGTGGTGACGGCTACCTCGCCCGCGGTCGTGCCCATGCCGTCACGAAACAGGCGAAGGAAGCCGAGTCCGATCTCAGCAACGCCCTGCAGTGGATTGCCGACAAGCGCGTCCGGGATGCCGCGCTCCTCATCCAGGGCCAGAACCGAGAGACGAACCTGAAGGATGCGGATGGCGCTCTCACATCCTATCACACCATCGTGGACGGCGTGGCGCAGATTGGCTCGTCAGATCAGTACGCCGCCCTGCATGGCATCGCCCGCATCCAGACGCAGCGCGGACAGTTTGATGATGCGCTGAAGACGCTCCGCATCATTCAACTCGAAAAAGCACCCGGCATTCTGCGCACCACCACCCAGCTTGCCATTGGTGATACGCAACTCGCCGCCGGCAGAAAGGTGGATGCCATGGCCACCTACCAATCCATCGCGAATGACGCAACCACCGAGCCCCGATTCAAGAAGGCAGCAGAAGAGAAGATGGCGGGAATGAAGTAA
- a CDS encoding Fic family protein has translation MPELSETQKALLETAEFNLKLSQDIRNLPEHTPKNYADKFGYTSAQVGVLLEHRAKLEGLPPDGTHAARLGAVIARLERDITHDLGSLRNLSANSGAPNPEKIAQLLRIQGLADGFAAMNVMPESREAALAIKGELQSEIYTRQSPGFDVLVVPPEHREYQDNLQSVENAIRSRRMMGQFIREDATAVLAREPDAHTLMQVREKTGKLQARHQSLLEKMGPEAFQSAQDEINRIRMGSSDTIQGKSGGGEKAGGADQATRNWLEASQRATEIARSGQPITLQQIQELNRILNQNMPANDGVAGEFRAKTETAGGGSQYPYPEHVPQMMEEFTRWFEANQHRDPIELAGLSYQKLVSIHPFDDANGRTCRLVVDSILQSKGLPPASYEGGEVNLAAFGQPQGGKPNVTPDQAIQTVATAVERSVNVMRKHRLGLDEGLEEMPQLEDPSRSVSSSSHSPPSPSPSSSSSSSSSSSSLLSSSPSEEQRPSRSVRDTIGWTRGGVDRQQQPSHGMGGHRTHQ, from the coding sequence ATGCCCGAACTCAGCGAAACCCAAAAGGCGCTCCTCGAAACTGCGGAGTTCAACCTGAAGCTCAGCCAGGACATCCGGAACCTTCCCGAGCATACGCCCAAGAACTACGCAGACAAGTTCGGGTATACCTCCGCCCAGGTAGGCGTCCTGCTCGAGCATCGCGCGAAGCTGGAGGGCCTGCCACCCGATGGTACGCATGCGGCAAGGCTCGGTGCAGTCATTGCCAGATTGGAGCGGGACATCACCCATGACCTAGGCTCCCTGCGCAACCTTTCCGCCAACTCCGGCGCCCCGAATCCTGAGAAGATCGCACAGCTACTCCGGATTCAGGGCCTGGCGGATGGCTTCGCAGCCATGAATGTGATGCCCGAGTCGCGCGAAGCTGCGCTTGCCATCAAGGGCGAGCTGCAGTCAGAGATTTACACGAGACAGAGCCCGGGATTTGATGTGCTCGTCGTCCCACCGGAACATCGCGAGTATCAGGACAACCTCCAATCCGTGGAGAATGCGATCCGCTCGCGCCGGATGATGGGGCAATTCATCCGGGAGGACGCGACCGCCGTCCTCGCAAGGGAACCGGACGCTCACACACTGATGCAAGTGAGGGAGAAGACGGGCAAACTCCAAGCCCGTCACCAGTCGCTCCTGGAGAAGATGGGGCCGGAAGCCTTTCAGAGTGCCCAGGATGAAATCAACCGCATCCGCATGGGCAGCTCAGACACCATCCAGGGAAAGAGCGGTGGTGGGGAAAAGGCAGGCGGCGCCGACCAGGCCACACGCAACTGGCTTGAGGCATCCCAGCGCGCCACGGAGATAGCGCGCTCCGGCCAACCCATCACGCTCCAGCAGATTCAGGAGCTCAATCGCATCCTCAACCAGAACATGCCTGCGAATGATGGTGTGGCGGGTGAATTCCGCGCCAAGACGGAAACTGCCGGCGGCGGCTCGCAATACCCCTACCCCGAGCATGTGCCGCAGATGATGGAGGAGTTCACACGATGGTTTGAGGCCAACCAGCATCGCGATCCCATCGAGCTCGCAGGTCTCTCGTATCAGAAGCTGGTGAGCATCCATCCTTTTGACGATGCCAATGGCCGCACCTGCCGTCTGGTGGTGGACTCCATCCTGCAGAGCAAGGGATTGCCACCCGCATCCTACGAAGGCGGCGAGGTGAATCTCGCTGCCTTTGGCCAGCCCCAGGGCGGCAAGCCAAACGTCACGCCGGATCAGGCCATCCAGACAGTGGCCACTGCCGTGGAGCGCAGTGTGAACGTGATGCGCAAACACCGGCTCGGGCTTGATGAGGGACTGGAGGAGATGCCTCAACTGGAAGACCCTTCACGTTCGGTGTCCAGTTCTTCGCACTCACCACCGAGCCCATCACCATCATCGTCGTCATCGTCATCGTCATCGAGCTCTTCACTCTTATCATCGAGTCCCTCGGAAGAACAGAGACCATCTCGGAGCGTGCGTGACACCATCGGGTGGACTCGCGGCGGCGTCGACCGCCAGCAACAACCGTCGCACGGCATGGGCGGCCACCGTACGCATCAGTGA
- a CDS encoding FMN-dependent NADH-azoreductase, whose product MNKVLHLLSSVNTHSSTSREIGGLLVEKLKLAQPAASFIQRDLTVHAPPHISPEFLFSLGTPEAEVLAASREYLTELKDADLLVIEAAMYNFTIPSTLKAWFDHIVRAGHTFQMTANGPEGLLKNTKAILVLGSGWIYSEGPAKARDHQEPYLRTILGYIGITDVETIRIEGTALGEELKQSALQRARARVAEVVETYDVRT is encoded by the coding sequence ATGAACAAGGTCCTCCATCTGCTCTCCAGTGTGAATACCCACAGCTCCACCAGTCGGGAAATCGGTGGACTTCTGGTGGAAAAGCTCAAACTCGCGCAGCCCGCGGCCTCCTTCATCCAGCGTGATCTTACGGTGCATGCACCGCCGCACATCAGCCCGGAATTCTTGTTTTCACTGGGGACTCCTGAAGCGGAGGTGCTTGCCGCTTCGCGTGAATACCTCACTGAATTGAAGGACGCGGACCTGCTCGTGATAGAAGCGGCGATGTACAACTTCACCATTCCTTCCACGCTCAAAGCGTGGTTCGACCACATCGTGCGAGCAGGCCACACATTTCAGATGACCGCCAATGGTCCGGAAGGATTGTTGAAGAACACGAAAGCCATCCTCGTGCTGGGCAGCGGCTGGATTTATTCGGAAGGCCCTGCGAAAGCCAGGGATCACCAGGAGCCATATCTGCGCACCATCCTCGGTTACATCGGCATCACGGACGTGGAGACCATCCGCATCGAAGGAACTGCCTTGGGTGAGGAACTGAAACAATCCGCCCTCCAGCGTGCCCGCGCGAGAGTGGCGGAGGTGGTGGAGACATATGATGTGCGCACGTGA